Genomic window (Methyloprofundus sp.):
CTAATTCAGTTTCTATATTAACAACTTCTTGCGGACGCTCCTGCCCTTTATCATTAATATCCTCTTGCTTAGCTTGTAATCTTTTCAGAGTCGTTTGTTTTTTAACCAAAGACACTTCTAATTTTGCAATATCTTTCTTTTTGGCTTGAAACCTTTTCACTAAAGCACTCACATTCTTTAGCTCTTTCCTTTCAGCTTTGGTACGACTACGCATGTTACGAAAACTGGATAACGTAAAATCATTACTGACCGCATTCAAGCGCGAGCACAAGGTCAGCCAATCAGCCTTAATTCGATTGATACGTTCAGCATGCTCGGTATTTTTATCATCAACTTTGGTATAGGCGGTAATTTGTAAGGTGATACGCTTCACTTCAGACTGTAAAGCTTTCAGGCTGGTCATATGGTCAGCCAAAGCCTGTTTAGAATCACGTAACTCTGGCGGACTGATGACATAGGGATGCTCAAAAGAACCACACAAAGGACAAGCAGCATCATGCTCCAGTTTATTCCTATCTGTCGTTAATTTAAGGATTAGCTCTTCACGATAAACCGCCTTTTCTAAAATCTGCTGAATAGTTTGCGCAGACTCAACTTGCTCACCTTTAACTGCCAGCTGATTATCCAATAGCCCCCTATTCAAATCAGCATAGCGCTTGGAAAAACCTTTGCTGACAAACTTTTTATGCACCTTAGCCAAGTTAAGTAATTCTGTAAAATCAGCAACGCGTTGCTTTTGCTCATTACGTAATGACACCGCCTCTTCTAAGGTATGTCCATCTGCAATAAACTCCAACTCAGCATTTAACTTGGTTAAAGTTTTGTCAATACCCGCTATTTCCTTCTTGGCTACCGCTAAACGACCTTGATTTTTATCTGAGGCAGAAGTCGTACTTTTGTGCGCTTTTTGATAAACTTTAAGTTGTTTTTGAATATCAATGCTACGTTGGCGCAAGTTCTTCAAGCGGCCTAATTCAGGCATATTTTCGACAAGAAAACTATCCTTCTTGCGCTCTGCCATCCAAGTTTCCACAACCGAGTAAGTTTGTTGTTTCTCAGGCAGCTGCATTTCCAATGCAGCTAACAACTGCTCTTCATGAGCAACTTCAGTTTGAGTTTGACCTATCTGTGCTTGTAAGCTAGCAATTTGCTTTTGTTGGGCAGCAGCATCAACACGACTTAATTTAGCTAAGCTTTGTTCATCAATATTTTTAGCTGCCAATTTACTAATAATGAGCTGAATATCTTTTTGCAACTGACTACTTTGCTGTTTAGCTTCTGCAACTGATTTTTTATATTCCACAACTTGTTGCAAGCCAGGCTCAAAACTTAACGCATCGCTTGCATTAGTAATGGTCTCTATATCAGCTTGTACACTCGCTAATTGCTGCTGCTCTTTTTGTTGTGTTTGTTCAAGTTGACTAATGCTTTGCTCAAGCTGTTGCACATCCTTTAAACCAGCCTGTAATTGCAGTAAATTATTCTTTTCTTGCTTTAACTCAGAAAATGTTAATTTTTGATCCGCCATATCAAGCTTGGCAACCTCTTGCTGCTCAGTCGTCATCAAAGCAAGCCCTGATAATCGCGTCTGCAAGTCAGATAACTTTTGTTCCGCGCCGCTTGCTCGCTGCTCTACTTTTTCCTTATGATCATCATAAATATCATGACTAATAATACGTTCTAGAATATCTAAACGCTCGCTATCCAAAGCATTAAGAAAAGCAGCAAAGTCTCCTTGTGCCAGCATAATAGAA
Coding sequences:
- a CDS encoding DNA repair protein SbcC/Rad50, which produces MKILNVYFKNINSLAGESRIDFDKAPIVDAGVFAITGPNGSGKSSILDAITLALYGETFRFNKPADNVMTKNTIGCFAQVEFLVGGEKYRSSWQVQRQNAAADGAVMPDEMQLVHLATDTEEELLEQEPHKVLALNADLTGMDFRRFTRSIMLAQGDFAAFLNALDSERLDILERIISHDIYDDHKEKVEQRASGAEQKLSDLQTRLSGLALMTTEQQEVAKLDMADQKLTFSELKQEKNNLLQLQAGLKDVQQLEQSISQLEQTQQKEQQQLASVQADIETITNASDALSFEPGLQQVVEYKKSVAEAKQQSSQLQKDIQLIISKLAAKNIDEQSLAKLSRVDAAAQQKQIASLQAQIGQTQTEVAHEEQLLAALEMQLPEKQQTYSVVETWMAERKKDSFLVENMPELGRLKNLRQRSIDIQKQLKVYQKAHKSTTSASDKNQGRLAVAKKEIAGIDKTLTKLNAELEFIADGHTLEEAVSLRNEQKQRVADFTELLNLAKVHKKFVSKGFSKRYADLNRGLLDNQLAVKGEQVESAQTIQQILEKAVYREELILKLTTDRNKLEHDAACPLCGSFEHPYVISPPELRDSKQALADHMTSLKALQSEVKRITLQITAYTKVDDKNTEHAERINRIKADWLTLCSRLNAVSNDFTLSSFRNMRSRTKAERKELKNVSALVKRFQAKKKDIAKLEVSLVKKQTTLKRLQAKQEDINDKGQERPQEVVNIETELAKCMQDESVLTKMISVQLAEIGDKLPAVGKEDALYDQLSKRRQDYQAYSLREQSLSSELAQLTEKITASRDTLQNLQEQHQAYLNSVQEQELASLHFSQLDKQALLKKEEQKLEQLTLQLKQKTDALQVQLGQSAYDSLQQVEEVLSLCASKEQKHALLTSLQQKLANYPVKLAEINKQLQAERTHIPANDTLESIVIKLREKTVQMDIATAEVATLEKSLAEQSSLQQNNVRLLQEIEQQQGVVQQAMLEQQQIAAEPESVFRRRVQTEVADKLLNATNQFLDKISGRYQVKSVASDMGLAIEIVDMKLMHSRRSVKSLSGGEAFVVSLAMALGLSEIANNGKAVDSLFIDEGFGNLDAETLYTVITTLEGLKTHGKTVGIISHVEGVKQRIKAQIELVKQPNGVSRIVLQNQLAGGDSVQVGSVS